From one Luteolibacter sp. SL250 genomic stretch:
- a CDS encoding site-specific DNA-methyltransferase, translating into MKQSLIIEYVPIWALKVHGSNPRKHSKKQLRQIADSIKTFGFKVPVLIDQNNRLICGHGRVEACRLLGIETVPAIRAVDLDEAKIRAYMIADNRLTENGGWDDILLGENFKFLADLELDFSLEITGFDYGDIEQFIIEEEGSTSGEPPIPDAEDLPAIAHPGDLWLMDKHRLFCGDSLAEESYRRLFEDQSKATIVFTDPPYNLPAREIGKTCAANHGAFAMGSGEMSSADFTDFLATVFAHLKKNSSDGSIHYICMDWRHAGELLAAGGRVYDEYKNLCVWTKTTGGMGTFYRSQHELIFVFKSGKGKHQNHFKLGEHGRYRTNVWKHPSVMHLKSADGDKSGKEALGLHPTIKPVGLVEDALRDCSRQGEIVLDAFLGSGSTLIAAEKTGRVCFGIEMSPRYVDVAIKRWQEWTGMDAVHARTGAKYDEINREQAL; encoded by the coding sequence ATGAAGCAATCTCTAATCATTGAATATGTTCCAATCTGGGCCCTCAAGGTCCACGGCTCGAACCCCCGCAAACACAGTAAAAAACAGCTTCGGCAGATCGCTGACAGCATCAAAACCTTCGGCTTTAAAGTGCCGGTTCTAATTGATCAAAACAACCGCCTCATCTGCGGGCACGGAAGGGTCGAGGCCTGTCGCTTGTTAGGAATTGAAACCGTCCCGGCCATCCGCGCCGTTGACCTGGATGAGGCCAAGATCAGAGCTTACATGATTGCTGACAACCGTCTCACCGAAAACGGCGGATGGGATGACATTCTCCTAGGAGAAAATTTCAAGTTCCTGGCAGATCTTGAATTGGACTTCAGCCTGGAAATTACCGGATTCGACTACGGCGACATCGAGCAGTTCATCATCGAAGAGGAAGGTTCCACGTCGGGTGAGCCTCCAATACCCGATGCGGAGGATCTGCCAGCGATAGCCCACCCAGGCGATCTGTGGTTGATGGACAAGCATCGCCTGTTTTGCGGGGACAGCCTGGCGGAAGAAAGTTATCGCAGGCTGTTTGAGGATCAGAGTAAGGCAACAATCGTCTTCACTGATCCTCCTTACAACCTCCCGGCGCGAGAAATCGGCAAAACATGTGCTGCCAATCATGGTGCCTTCGCCATGGGCTCCGGCGAGATGTCCTCGGCGGATTTTACGGACTTCCTTGCCACCGTTTTCGCCCACCTCAAGAAAAATTCGAGCGATGGATCGATTCACTATATTTGCATGGACTGGCGTCATGCTGGCGAACTGCTTGCAGCCGGCGGGCGGGTTTATGACGAATACAAAAACCTTTGTGTCTGGACCAAAACGACCGGTGGCATGGGGACCTTCTATCGCAGCCAGCACGAGCTGATCTTCGTGTTCAAAAGCGGCAAGGGCAAACACCAGAATCATTTTAAGCTGGGAGAGCATGGGCGCTATCGTACCAACGTTTGGAAACATCCTTCAGTGATGCATCTGAAATCAGCCGACGGCGACAAGAGCGGGAAAGAGGCCCTTGGGCTGCATCCGACAATCAAGCCAGTCGGCTTAGTCGAGGATGCGTTACGGGATTGCTCCCGGCAGGGTGAAATCGTGCTCGACGCTTTCCTAGGCAGCGGAAGCACTCTGATCGCTGCTGAGAAGACCGGACGCGTTTGTTTCGGGATCGAAATGTCGCCGCGCTACGTTGACGTGGCAATCAAGCGTTGGCAGGAGTGGACGGGCATGGATGCGGTTCATGCACGAACGGGCGCTAAGTATGACGAGATCAACAGAGAACAGGCTTTATGA
- a CDS encoding DUF5681 domain-containing protein, with translation MSEDADYEVGYKKPPKKNQFPKGKSGNSQGRPKKDKSLQEIAKTIGGTKLIADGKSITLTEAVVRRAAHDAVKSGDAGARRFFADLLYDSQKDQMTLEDFEPNLDDEIAMRELLSAHEKNSKK, from the coding sequence ATGAGTGAGGATGCCGACTACGAGGTGGGATATAAAAAGCCACCCAAGAAAAACCAGTTTCCGAAAGGTAAATCCGGGAATTCCCAAGGGCGGCCTAAGAAGGACAAATCCTTGCAGGAGATCGCGAAGACTATCGGGGGGACCAAATTGATTGCTGACGGCAAATCGATCACCCTAACAGAGGCCGTTGTCCGTAGAGCCGCCCACGATGCCGTTAAAAGCGGTGATGCGGGTGCTCGACGATTTTTCGCCGACCTCCTTTACGACAGTCAGAAGGATCAAATGACACTAGAGGATTTCGAGCCCAACTTGGATGATGAGATCGCAATGCGGGAATTGCTCAGTGCCCACGAGAAAAATTCAAAAAAATGA
- a CDS encoding DUF2924 domain-containing protein, producing MHSISELEKLPKKDLLELWHKLPGKQIPPTRIGRLLAEVAYRIQEQRYGKLDKNTSVSLSRHMAAFEKSLEQGRLARPVKSKSKVRLESGSLLSRQWEGRTITVRNHGTRDFEFEGVRYKSLTAIAKLVTGQHMSGPLFFGLKEVKRG from the coding sequence ATGCACTCCATTAGCGAACTGGAAAAACTACCAAAAAAGGACCTGCTGGAACTGTGGCACAAGCTGCCGGGAAAGCAGATCCCACCCACTCGAATCGGTCGCCTGCTGGCGGAAGTGGCTTACCGCATTCAGGAGCAGCGTTATGGCAAGCTCGACAAGAATACGTCGGTTTCCCTGAGCCGACACATGGCTGCCTTTGAGAAATCCCTGGAGCAGGGGAGGCTGGCGAGGCCGGTAAAATCCAAATCGAAAGTCCGGCTGGAATCGGGATCGTTGCTCAGCCGGCAATGGGAAGGCCGGACCATCACGGTGCGGAACCACGGGACTCGGGATTTCGAATTCGAAGGGGTGAGATACAAATCACTCACCGCCATCGCGAAATTGGTCACCGGCCAGCACATGTCAGGCCCGCTGTTCTTCGGGTTGAAGGAGGTGAAGCGTGGCTAA
- a CDS encoding recombinase family protein has protein sequence MANLPIKRCAIYTRKSSEEGLEQEYNSLDAQRDAGDAFIRSQKHEGWKVLEETYDDGGISGGHLERPGLRRLLNDIEAKKIDVVVVYKVDRLSRSLADFSQLMQLFDKHGVSFVSVTQQFNTSSSMGRLTLNVLLSFAQFEREVTGERIRDKIALSKKKGMWMGGIPLLGYDAVEGKLRINPFEAKTVVACFETYLESGGLIDAITKLNGQGFKTKAYASIKGRILVARPWVAKQLHRVLTQPIYIGMVRHKEEFFEGEHDAIVPQELWEQVQTKLRENQPGFHGIEGHTNEAAIRQTKLVHPLKGFVQTVEGFALTPTYTNKSSSRSDGSRTRTRYRYYVSQQSIRQGYQASSIKTLNAEGLEGAVKQMLVQALPKLLPLVSQSELTKEQVRHRLESYAAMLAETRSSFELARAIHLLVPRIVVGDEEIRIYLTEHSVVRLINHVAEPMLPPSPRESLVIGIEFGPSEALITAIVDLRCRRGRGQIVDGQTGKIVSAARTEPKPALIQAVVQAEFWRQKLREEPSKSLGEILKPYGLKEDYVRRLLRAAYLAPEIKTAIFQGTQPPGLQVQDLTAAVSSDWGIQKQQLAFQ, from the coding sequence GTGGCTAATCTGCCCATAAAGCGCTGCGCGATCTACACCCGGAAGAGTTCCGAGGAAGGACTTGAGCAGGAATACAACTCTCTGGATGCACAACGCGATGCAGGCGACGCTTTCATCCGTTCCCAGAAACACGAGGGCTGGAAGGTTCTGGAGGAAACCTATGACGACGGTGGGATTTCCGGTGGCCACCTCGAACGCCCGGGCCTACGCCGTCTGCTCAACGACATCGAAGCGAAGAAGATTGATGTTGTGGTCGTTTACAAGGTCGACCGGCTGTCGCGGTCGCTTGCGGATTTCTCCCAACTGATGCAGCTCTTCGACAAGCACGGCGTTTCATTCGTTTCGGTCACCCAGCAGTTCAACACCTCCAGCAGCATGGGAAGGCTCACCCTGAACGTGCTGCTTTCCTTCGCGCAATTCGAACGGGAGGTGACGGGGGAGCGGATTCGCGACAAGATCGCGCTGTCCAAGAAGAAGGGAATGTGGATGGGGGGAATCCCATTGCTCGGTTACGACGCGGTGGAAGGAAAGCTGCGTATCAATCCTTTCGAGGCGAAGACGGTAGTAGCATGTTTCGAGACCTATCTCGAGAGCGGTGGGCTAATCGATGCCATCACAAAGCTCAACGGACAGGGCTTCAAAACCAAAGCCTACGCGAGCATCAAGGGAAGGATCTTGGTGGCAAGGCCTTGGGTTGCCAAGCAACTCCACCGGGTATTGACCCAGCCTATCTACATCGGAATGGTCCGCCACAAGGAGGAGTTTTTCGAAGGTGAGCACGATGCGATCGTTCCGCAGGAATTATGGGAGCAGGTCCAGACGAAGCTTCGGGAGAACCAACCAGGCTTCCACGGAATCGAGGGACACACGAACGAGGCTGCCATCCGTCAGACGAAACTTGTTCATCCTCTGAAAGGATTCGTCCAAACCGTCGAGGGTTTCGCCCTCACCCCAACCTATACGAATAAAAGCAGCTCCCGGAGTGATGGCTCCAGAACGAGGACTCGCTACCGCTACTACGTCTCCCAGCAATCTATCCGCCAAGGTTACCAGGCCTCGTCGATCAAGACGTTGAACGCGGAGGGGCTGGAAGGAGCAGTGAAACAGATGCTGGTTCAGGCATTGCCAAAACTGTTGCCCCTGGTGTCCCAATCCGAGCTGACGAAGGAGCAAGTCCGGCACCGGCTTGAATCCTACGCGGCGATGCTTGCGGAAACGAGATCATCATTCGAGTTGGCCCGGGCCATCCACCTGCTGGTGCCGCGGATCGTGGTGGGCGACGAGGAGATCAGAATCTACCTTACAGAGCATAGTGTCGTTCGTTTGATCAACCATGTCGCGGAACCGATGCTTCCACCCTCTCCACGCGAATCCCTGGTAATAGGAATCGAATTTGGACCGAGCGAAGCCCTCATCACCGCCATTGTGGATCTGCGCTGCCGGCGGGGAAGGGGACAGATTGTTGATGGTCAGACAGGGAAAATCGTTTCAGCGGCACGTACGGAGCCAAAGCCAGCGCTTATCCAGGCGGTCGTCCAAGCGGAGTTCTGGCGACAGAAGCTGCGGGAGGAGCCATCGAAATCGCTTGGCGAGATCCTCAAACCATATGGGTTGAAAGAGGACTATGTCCGGCGACTCCTCCGTGCCGCTTATCTGGCACCTGAGATCAAGACTGCGATATTTCAGGGAACTCAGCCTCCGGGCCTACAGGTCCAGGATCTCACCGCGGCAGTCTCTTCGGACTGGGGCATTCAAAAGCAGCAGTTGGCTTTCCAGTGA
- a CDS encoding Hsp20/alpha crystallin family protein, which yields MNRLAREPAGAAGRTSTTRHIHTGNMNALIRWNPFHELADVHGRLSSILSRSQDGTSVPSEPVATPDWSPVVDVAENDGGYLLRVEIPGVREDAVSVRLEGRSLSIRGERKPGLGDDVRYLRMERAYGTFSRTFLLPENVDAESVEARFKLGVLEIHIAKSEASKPRLIEVKGET from the coding sequence ATGAACCGGCTCGCTCGCGAACCGGCGGGGGCAGCGGGCCGGACGAGCACTACCCGCCATATCCATACTGGAAATATGAATGCATTGATTCGATGGAATCCGTTCCACGAATTGGCTGATGTGCATGGCCGTTTATCCAGCATCCTCAGCCGTTCACAGGACGGAACCAGTGTCCCAAGCGAACCCGTGGCCACCCCTGACTGGAGTCCGGTGGTGGACGTCGCGGAGAACGACGGCGGCTACCTGCTGAGGGTTGAGATACCAGGAGTAAGGGAGGATGCCGTATCGGTCCGGCTGGAAGGAAGAAGCCTGTCCATCCGGGGTGAACGCAAGCCCGGTCTAGGCGACGATGTGCGCTATCTGCGCATGGAGCGTGCCTATGGAACCTTCTCACGTACATTCCTGCTTCCTGAAAATGTGGATGCGGAAAGCGTGGAGGCCCGGTTCAAGCTCGGCGTATTGGAGATCCATATTGCCAAGAGCGAGGCATCCAAGCCCCGGCTGATCGAGGTGAAAGGTGAAACCTGA
- a CDS encoding Hsp20 family protein encodes MKSLSNATQRLGVIPGVMALGVGAVMVASPPLAGAAETGFLDKVQEWQDKMSDKFRDTWKSLRNEGKPSVVSASVDLREQEKSYMLRLDLPGRDLEKVEINLKGDTLHIVVPEADTLARYEQTVVLAGADTGAKPVIERKKDDGVITVTVPKGANPPGPVRVPAAPDATWGAPSPWERDVLRQMDDLRRGMDKIFEDAFRDVPRAPELEKYFDQPRFGSFIDLKEEETNYVVTAYLPERDVKNVNATIQGKILKIEALAEDTPTDTDKEGKSSVTRRAYYSQQLTLPGAVEADKLTVERKEGLLKITVPKSK; translated from the coding sequence ATGAAATCATTATCCAATGCAACACAACGTCTCGGTGTGATCCCGGGTGTTATGGCCCTTGGTGTAGGAGCCGTGATGGTGGCGTCACCCCCACTCGCGGGAGCCGCTGAGACCGGCTTTTTGGACAAGGTACAGGAATGGCAGGACAAAATGTCCGACAAGTTCCGCGACACTTGGAAAAGCCTTCGTAACGAAGGGAAGCCGTCGGTGGTCTCGGCATCCGTCGACCTGCGGGAACAAGAAAAGAGTTACATGCTCCGATTGGACTTGCCCGGTCGCGACCTTGAGAAAGTCGAAATCAACCTGAAGGGAGACACGCTGCACATCGTGGTCCCGGAGGCTGACACGCTGGCTCGGTACGAGCAGACCGTTGTCCTAGCGGGTGCCGACACGGGAGCAAAACCTGTTATCGAGCGTAAGAAGGATGACGGGGTGATCACCGTGACAGTCCCGAAAGGAGCGAATCCACCCGGTCCGGTGCGCGTGCCAGCTGCTCCAGACGCTACATGGGGTGCTCCATCACCGTGGGAACGTGACGTTCTCCGCCAAATGGATGACCTCCGCCGTGGCATGGACAAGATTTTCGAGGATGCCTTCAGGGATGTTCCCCGCGCACCCGAATTGGAAAAATACTTCGATCAACCGAGGTTCGGCTCGTTCATCGATCTCAAGGAGGAGGAGACGAACTATGTCGTCACCGCCTATCTTCCCGAGCGTGACGTCAAGAACGTCAATGCGACCATCCAAGGCAAGATTCTCAAGATCGAAGCGCTTGCTGAGGACACGCCCACCGACACGGATAAGGAGGGGAAATCTTCAGTCACCCGGCGCGCATACTATTCGCAGCAGCTCACCCTTCCGGGAGCGGTGGAAGCGGACAAGCTGACTGTTGAAAGGAAAGAGGGTCTTCTGAAAATCACCGTCCCCAAGAGCAAATAA
- a CDS encoding Hsp20/alpha crystallin family protein — protein MKHTLTQWNPMRELEHFQNRILNAFAPALGSRGDNPSASEWAPLVDITEDDDGYHIGAELPQVDKKDVKVTLESGVLTITGERRFEKDENKRKYHRMERAYGYFSRSFSLPTDADPSKVEAEFKDGMLNVRVGKSEEARPRQIEVKVS, from the coding sequence ATGAAACATACATTGACCCAATGGAACCCGATGCGGGAGTTGGAACACTTCCAGAACCGCATCCTCAACGCATTCGCACCCGCTCTTGGCAGCCGGGGGGACAATCCCTCCGCTTCGGAGTGGGCCCCCTTGGTTGATATCACCGAGGACGACGACGGCTATCACATCGGCGCGGAGTTGCCTCAGGTCGACAAGAAGGACGTGAAAGTCACCCTTGAAAGCGGTGTGCTGACGATCACCGGCGAACGCCGCTTCGAGAAGGACGAGAACAAGCGGAAGTACCACCGGATGGAAAGGGCATACGGCTACTTCTCCCGCAGCTTCTCCCTTCCAACTGATGCCGATCCCTCGAAGGTCGAGGCGGAGTTCAAGGACGGGATGCTCAACGTTCGCGTTGGCAAGAGCGAGGAAGCACGGCCTCGTCAGATCGAAGTAAAGGTCAGCTGA
- a CDS encoding XRE family transcriptional regulator: MTQDNATSNSPKRFNPKMLTLARDYAEMTQAELAEELKVSQGSVSKLEEDLIPASDETLEKLSRIFKRPVTFFCQFPGFPLTLEGHFRKKASLTKKLLKKADSRMNIERLQINQLVESSSLDFSDPPFCNPDEYIGGPKQIAQEIRRFLQLPPGPIEDLVEVVERCGCIVRFLDFGTLQIDGFAILSGANVPIIFINKAFPSDRRRLTLGHEFGHVIMHRGCVRPNMDEEAFTFAGEFLMPEKEIKPSLYPLNLEKLARLKLKWKVSMAAILQHAKRISAVNERYYRYMRAELSKSGYSKQEPYEESIPTEKPKLLTKVFRHFKDDLGYSIEEMSTLIFASQEEVKSLARPNHDRFTILD; this comes from the coding sequence ATGACCCAAGACAACGCGACATCAAATTCGCCTAAGCGCTTCAATCCGAAGATGCTTACCCTGGCTCGGGATTACGCCGAGATGACTCAGGCTGAACTTGCAGAAGAACTCAAGGTCAGCCAAGGCAGTGTGTCGAAATTAGAGGAAGATTTGATACCTGCGTCCGATGAAACACTGGAAAAGCTGTCGCGGATCTTTAAAAGGCCGGTAACCTTCTTTTGCCAATTTCCGGGATTCCCGCTCACATTAGAAGGGCATTTCCGGAAAAAAGCATCGCTGACGAAAAAGCTCCTAAAAAAGGCCGATTCGAGAATGAACATCGAACGTCTTCAGATCAATCAGCTGGTAGAGAGTTCTTCCTTGGATTTTTCTGATCCGCCGTTTTGTAATCCCGATGAATACATAGGAGGTCCAAAGCAGATAGCCCAAGAAATTAGAAGATTTCTGCAACTACCACCTGGCCCCATCGAAGACTTGGTAGAGGTTGTGGAACGGTGCGGTTGCATCGTCAGATTTCTCGACTTTGGGACGCTCCAAATTGATGGATTTGCGATTCTTTCTGGAGCAAACGTGCCCATTATTTTTATCAACAAAGCGTTTCCGTCTGATCGGCGTCGTCTTACTCTGGGTCACGAATTTGGGCATGTGATCATGCATCGAGGCTGCGTAAGGCCGAATATGGACGAGGAAGCCTTCACATTCGCAGGTGAATTCTTGATGCCTGAAAAGGAGATCAAGCCATCTTTGTATCCCCTCAATCTTGAGAAGCTGGCTCGCCTAAAATTAAAATGGAAGGTATCTATGGCTGCCATTCTTCAGCACGCAAAGAGGATTTCTGCTGTCAATGAACGATATTATCGTTACATGCGGGCAGAGTTGAGCAAGAGCGGCTACAGCAAGCAGGAGCCCTACGAAGAAAGTATTCCAACCGAGAAGCCGAAACTACTGACCAAGGTATTCCGGCATTTCAAAGATGACCTCGGTTATTCAATCGAAGAAATGTCGACGTTGATTTTCGCCAGCCAAGAGGAGGTGAAGTCTCTTGCTCGCCCCAATCACGACAGATTTACGATTTTAGATTAG
- a CDS encoding IS630 family transposase encodes MQGGFEPSRLVFLDESAAKTNMTRLRGRSPRGKRLHASAPCGRWRTTTMIGSIRQDGSTACMTVEGALNAEVFRTYVREILLPTLAPGDILVMDNLSAHKDREALNLLEEAGVKVRFLPAYSPDLNPIELMWSKVKALLRKAEARTNEALLLAIGDALSRVTQKDAAHWFAHCGYGFI; translated from the coding sequence ATCCAAGGAGGATTTGAACCTTCCCGCCTCGTCTTCCTCGACGAATCGGCGGCGAAAACGAATATGACCCGTTTGCGCGGCCGCTCTCCGCGCGGAAAACGCCTTCATGCCAGCGCCCCGTGCGGCCGTTGGAGGACCACGACGATGATCGGTTCGATCCGGCAGGACGGCAGCACCGCCTGTATGACGGTTGAAGGAGCCCTCAACGCGGAGGTGTTCCGGACTTACGTCCGCGAGATCCTGCTGCCCACGCTCGCACCGGGGGATATCCTCGTAATGGACAATCTCAGCGCCCATAAGGATCGTGAGGCCCTCAACCTGCTGGAGGAAGCAGGCGTGAAGGTGAGATTCCTTCCGGCTTATTCTCCGGATCTCAATCCGATCGAACTGATGTGGAGCAAAGTCAAAGCACTCCTCCGCAAAGCCGAAGCGCGCACCAATGAAGCGCTTCTCCTGGCAATCGGCGACGCGTTGTCCCGCGTCACCCAAAAGGACGCCGCCCATTGGTTCGCCCACTGCGGCTACGGATTTATTTAA
- a CDS encoding recombinase family protein: MNGKFVAYYRVSTAKQGQSGLGLEAQKSAVEKYLNGGNWELVGEFVEVESGKRKNRPQLNAALALSKKRKATLIIAKLDRLARNLHFISGLMEARIEFLAVDNPTANRLTVQNLAAVAEEEARAISSRTKAALASAKARGVILGKNGSKLGAENRERAFVAAESLRPTIQELRKAGVTSVREITAALNRLKIPTPQGRDWHTTSIHRLLKRLGS; encoded by the coding sequence GTGAACGGCAAGTTTGTGGCGTATTATCGAGTTTCGACAGCCAAGCAGGGACAAAGCGGCCTTGGATTAGAGGCTCAGAAGTCAGCAGTGGAGAAGTACCTCAACGGTGGAAATTGGGAGCTGGTAGGAGAGTTCGTGGAGGTAGAGAGCGGTAAGCGAAAGAACCGCCCTCAGTTGAATGCTGCCCTCGCCCTTTCAAAAAAGCGAAAGGCGACTCTCATCATCGCTAAGTTGGATCGACTTGCCCGGAATCTTCACTTCATCTCCGGGCTGATGGAGGCGCGTATTGAGTTTCTAGCGGTCGATAATCCGACGGCAAACCGCCTTACCGTCCAAAACCTTGCCGCTGTGGCGGAGGAAGAGGCTCGCGCTATTTCCTCGCGGACGAAGGCAGCGCTTGCCAGCGCCAAGGCCCGGGGAGTGATTCTTGGAAAGAACGGCAGCAAGTTGGGAGCGGAAAACCGCGAGCGAGCGTTTGTCGCTGCGGAAAGCCTTAGGCCTACGATCCAAGAGCTGAGAAAAGCCGGAGTCACTTCCGTCCGGGAAATCACCGCTGCTTTGAATCGACTGAAGATACCAACTCCACAGGGAAGGGACTGGCACACCACTTCTATCCATCGCCTTCTGAAACGTTTAGGTTCTTAG
- a CDS encoding glycosyltransferase N-terminal domain-containing protein, with amino-acid sequence MRFFIALTLYRLLLPLLFIAAFPGWVVKMIRRGGFGTRLGERAAIYTTRLDDEPCGAVHVHAVSVGETIIALKLIREWRKAAPDRKFVLATGTATGHAVATGAGLENLRVTYSPLDFPWMVRRYLNRFEPARIVLIEGEAWPHLLRLCRRRAIPVHLVNARLSPRSAGRYGKARDWVRPLFSMLEGVAVQEKEDIAIWENLGVPAEKIRHTGSIKFDPGSGAHPARRPEFTALLDAFGPCRPAVMAASTHIGEEAWIAEAIRAAGDGVLPVIVPRHAERRAEVKADLEKAGFVVSLRSSFVPPADAASACFVIDSTGELRDWTAHADVVVIGKSFLSTGGQNPAEAILARKPLIVGPHMENFEPLISHVIAAGGALQAADQTALTAAIRTALDPASRERLTNSAAGVLAVHEGATARVVSWLE; translated from the coding sequence ATGCGTTTCTTCATCGCCCTCACGCTCTACCGGCTCCTCCTGCCGCTCCTGTTCATCGCCGCCTTTCCCGGCTGGGTGGTGAAAATGATCCGCCGTGGCGGCTTCGGCACGCGGCTCGGCGAACGCGCCGCCATCTACACCACCCGCCTGGATGACGAGCCGTGCGGGGCGGTCCACGTCCACGCCGTGAGCGTCGGCGAAACGATCATCGCGCTGAAGCTCATCCGCGAGTGGCGCAAGGCCGCGCCGGACCGGAAGTTCGTGCTGGCGACGGGCACCGCCACCGGCCACGCGGTCGCAACGGGAGCGGGATTGGAAAACCTGCGCGTCACGTATTCCCCGCTCGATTTCCCGTGGATGGTCCGCCGCTACCTCAACCGCTTCGAGCCCGCGCGCATCGTCCTCATTGAGGGTGAGGCGTGGCCGCACCTGCTGCGCCTCTGCCGCAGGCGCGCCATCCCCGTGCATCTGGTGAATGCCCGGCTCTCCCCGCGCTCCGCCGGCCGCTATGGCAAGGCCCGCGACTGGGTGCGCCCGCTTTTCTCCATGCTGGAAGGCGTGGCCGTGCAGGAGAAGGAAGACATCGCCATCTGGGAAAACCTCGGTGTGCCTGCGGAAAAGATCCGCCACACCGGCAGCATCAAGTTCGACCCCGGCAGCGGCGCCCACCCCGCACGGCGGCCCGAGTTCACGGCCTTGCTGGATGCCTTCGGCCCGTGCAGGCCCGCCGTCATGGCTGCCAGCACCCACATCGGTGAGGAAGCGTGGATCGCGGAGGCCATCCGCGCCGCCGGTGACGGTGTGCTCCCCGTCATCGTCCCCCGCCACGCGGAACGCCGCGCGGAGGTGAAGGCGGATCTGGAGAAGGCGGGGTTTGTGGTTTCCCTGCGCTCATCGTTCGTCCCGCCTGCGGATGCGGCGAGCGCCTGCTTCGTCATCGACTCCACCGGCGAGCTGCGCGACTGGACGGCGCATGCGGACGTCGTCGTCATCGGCAAAAGCTTCTTGTCCACAGGCGGCCAGAACCCCGCCGAAGCCATCCTCGCGCGCAAGCCGCTCATCGTCGGTCCACACATGGAGAACTTCGAGCCGCTCATCAGCCACGTCATCGCGGCGGGCGGTGCGCTGCAGGCCGCCGACCAGACCGCCCTCACCGCCGCCATCCGCACCGCGCTCGATCCCGCATCGCGCGAACGCCTCACCAACTCCGCCGCCGGTGTGCTGGCCGTGCATGAGGGCGCGACCGCACGCGTCGTTTCGTGGTTGGAATGA
- the rsmD gene encoding 16S rRNA (guanine(966)-N(2))-methyltransferase RsmD, with protein sequence MRIIAGKAGRLAIKVPSAVARPTTDFVRQAIFSILGERNEDARVLDLFAGSGALGLEALSRGAASCVFVDEHRQAVAVITENLTKSRLEGGRVVRAEAQAFLKRDAATYDLIFADPPYFKHAGDKDHVTALLTSDFLAPRLAPGGSFIAEISSNQRSPESAAWTLVDRREYGSSAILRYEAIS encoded by the coding sequence ATGAGGATCATCGCCGGAAAAGCAGGCCGTCTGGCCATCAAGGTGCCGTCCGCCGTCGCCCGCCCCACCACGGACTTCGTCCGCCAGGCCATCTTCTCCATCCTGGGGGAGCGGAATGAGGACGCGCGCGTGCTGGACCTTTTCGCCGGGTCCGGCGCGCTCGGGCTGGAGGCGCTCAGCCGTGGCGCCGCCTCCTGCGTCTTTGTCGATGAGCACCGGCAGGCCGTCGCCGTCATCACGGAGAACCTGACAAAGTCCCGGCTGGAGGGAGGCCGCGTGGTCCGTGCGGAGGCACAGGCTTTCCTGAAGCGGGACGCCGCCACCTACGACCTTATCTTCGCGGATCCGCCGTACTTCAAGCACGCCGGGGACAAGGACCACGTCACCGCCCTGCTCACCTCCGACTTCCTCGCGCCGCGCCTCGCCCCCGGCGGATCGTTCATCGCGGAGATCTCCTCGAACCAGCGCAGCCCGGAGTCCGCCGCGTGGACGCTGGTGGACCGCCGCGAATACGGCAGCAGCGCCATCCTCCGCTACGAAGCCATTTCCTGA
- a CDS encoding LuxR C-terminal-related transcriptional regulator — protein MIRPAANNLKALLVPIADAMGKPDFSDRERQVFDRLRRGLGRKSIARELGVTPGCIAGYCRSICRKLGISDPPPPAQLSRQANIPLP, from the coding sequence ATGATCCGCCCTGCGGCAAACAATCTGAAAGCCCTGCTCGTCCCCATCGCTGATGCCATGGGGAAACCGGATTTTTCGGACCGTGAAAGACAGGTGTTTGATCGGCTCAGGCGGGGCCTCGGGCGGAAGTCGATCGCCCGCGAGCTGGGGGTCACTCCGGGCTGCATCGCCGGGTATTGCCGCTCCATCTGCCGCAAGCTGGGCATCTCCGATCCGCCACCTCCCGCGCAACTCTCCCGGCAAGCCAACATCCCACTCCCATGA